A section of the Oryza sativa Japonica Group chromosome 1, ASM3414082v1 genome encodes:
- the LOC4325222 gene encoding cytochrome P450 734A6 produces the protein MGWWGWAAAAAAAAAWVAVKVLEVLWWRPRRVEEHFARQGITGPRYRFLVGCVREMVALMVAASAKPMPPPYRSHNVLPRVLAFYHHWKKIYGSTFLIWFGPTPRLAIADPELIREVLLARADRFDRYESHPMVRQLEGEGLVSLRGDKWAHHRRVLTPAFHMDNLRLLLPCVGMTVLDMADKWRAMAEADKSGEVEIDVSDWFQVVTEDAITRTAFGRSYEDGKVVFKLQAQLMAFASEAFRKVFIPGYRFLPTKKNTSSWKLDKEIRKNLVTLIGRRQEAGDDEKLDGCAKDLLGLMINAAASSNGGKRSALPVSPITVNDIVEECKTFFFAGKQTTSNLLTWAIVVLAMHPEWQERARQEVLDVCGADGVPSREQLAKLKTLGMILNETLRLYPPAVATVRRAKADVELGGYLRIPRDTELLIPIMAVHHDARLWGPDAAQFNPARFAGGVARAARHPAAFIPFGLGARMCIGQNLAILEAKLTVAVILHRFEFRLSARYVHAPTVLMLLHPQYGAPIVFRPRSSSQPTCEKMNPLTSS, from the exons ATGGGGTGGTgggggtgggcggcggcggcggccgcggcggcggcgtgggtaGCTGTGAAGGTATTGGAGGTGCTgtggtggcggccgcggcgggtgGAGGAGCACTTCGCGCGGCAGGGGATCACGGGGCCGAGATACCGGTTCCTGGTGGGTTGCGTGCGCGAGATGGTGGCGCTCATGGTGGCCGCCTCCGCCAAGCCAATGCCGCCCCCCTACCGCTCCCACAACGTCCTCCCCCGTGTGCTCGCCTTCTACCACCACTGGAAGAAAATCTACG GTTCCACGTTCCTGATATGGTTCGGCCCGACGCCGCGGCTGGCCATCGCCGACCCGGAGCTGATCCGGGAGGTGCTCCTGGCGCGCGCCGACCGCTTCGACCGCTACGAGTCGCACCCCATGGTACGGCAGCTGGAGGGCGAGGGCCTCGTCAGCCTCCGCGGCGACAAGTGGGCCCACCACCGCAGGGTGCTCACGCCGGCCTTCCACATGGacaacctccgcctcctcctcccctgcgTCGGGATGACGGTCCTCGACATGGCCGACAAGTGGCGCGCCATGGCCGAGGCCGACAAGTCCGGCGAGGTCGAGATCGACGTGTCCGACTGGTTCCAGGTTGTCACGGAGGACGCCATCACGCGAACGGCGTTCGGCCGGAGCTACGAGGACGGCAAGGTCGTCTTCAAGCTCCAGGCGCAGCTCATGGCCTTCGCCTCCGAGGCTTTCCGCAAGGTCTTCATCCCCGGATACAG ATTCTTGCCGACCAAGAAGAACACGAGCTCGTGGAAGCTGGACAAGGAGATCAGGAAGAACCTGGTGACGCTGATTGGTCGGCGGCAAGAGGCGGGTGACGACGAGAAGCTCGACGGCTGCGCCAAGGACCTCCTCGGTCTAATGATCAACGCCGCCGCCAGCAGCAACGGCGGGAAGAGATCGGCGCTACCGGTGAGCCCCATCACAGTAAACGACATCGTCGAGGAGTGCAAGACATTCTTCTTCGCCGGCAAACAGACGACGTCGAACCTCCTGACATGGGCCATCGTCGTACTCGCCATGCACCCGGAGTGGCAGGAGCGCGCTCGCCAAGAGGTCCTCGACGTCTGCGGCGCTGACGGCGTCCCCTCTCGCGAGCAGCTTGCCAAGCTCAAAACG CTCGGGATGATCCTGAACGAGACGCTGCGGCTGTacccgccggcggtggcgacggtgcgGCGCGCCAAGGCGGACGTGGAGCTCGGCGGTTACCTGCGGATCCCACGCGACACGGAGCTGCTGATCCCAATCATGGCCGTGCACCACGACGCGCGGCTGTGGGGGCCCGACGCGGCGCAGTTCAACCCGGCGCGGTTCGCCGGAGGCGTGGCCCGGGCGGCGAGGCACCCGGCGGCGTTCATACCGTTCGGCCTTGGGGCACGGATGTGCATCGGGCAGAACCTCGCCATCCTGGAGGCGAAGCTGACCGTCGCCGTCATCCTGCATCGGTTCGAGTTCCGGTTGTCGGCCAGATACGTCCACGCGCCGACGGTGCTGATGCTCCTCCACCCGCAGTACGGGGCGCCCATCGTCTTCCGGCCCCGCTCATCATCCCAACCAACCTGTGAAAAGATGAACCCGCTAACCAGCAGCTAG